A stretch of the Streptomyces sp. WMMB303 genome encodes the following:
- a CDS encoding sigma-70 family RNA polymerase sigma factor: MSWIVLGSEGAASAQERAMRSLYEQHARPLQGYVLQLLGGDVQRAEDVVQETLLRCWRNQQLVGSGQELRPWLFKVARNLVIDDYRLRRARPKEVDGAAWLEDVLSEADDVDQVLSSLVLVEAFRTLSHAHREVLYETYYTGRSTREVSRVLGIPPGTVKSRLYHAVRKLRLALDVPGPVAEKPAASAK; the protein is encoded by the coding sequence GTGAGTTGGATCGTCTTGGGGTCTGAGGGCGCGGCCAGCGCCCAGGAGCGGGCGATGCGCTCGCTCTACGAGCAGCACGCACGGCCGTTACAGGGCTATGTGCTCCAGTTGCTCGGTGGTGACGTGCAGCGGGCCGAGGATGTCGTCCAGGAGACGCTGTTGCGCTGCTGGCGCAATCAGCAACTCGTCGGCTCGGGGCAGGAACTGCGTCCGTGGCTGTTCAAGGTGGCGCGCAATCTCGTCATCGACGACTACCGGCTGCGCCGGGCGCGCCCCAAGGAGGTGGACGGCGCCGCCTGGTTGGAGGACGTGCTCTCCGAGGCCGACGATGTCGACCAAGTGCTCTCCTCGCTGGTCCTGGTGGAGGCGTTCCGGACGTTGTCGCACGCGCATCGCGAGGTGCTGTACGAGACGTACTACACCGGCAGGTCGACCCGTGAGGTCTCCCGTGTGCTCGGCATACCCCCGGGCACGGTGAAGTCGCGTCTCTACCACGCGGTGCGGAAGCTGCGGCTGGCCCTGGACGTTCCCGGACCGGTGGCGGAGAAGCCCGCCGCCTCGGCCAAGTAG
- a CDS encoding lytic transglycosylase domain-containing protein, whose product MSESGGASGKAAMVGLAGTGCGCLMLPPAAAGIVVLLIIFGGLGVLFAPIIALILLFGGGGSGADNPGADVDSDAVAESVQGDGKGELDEKTVPEDLADVIQDAGGICDAIGPVVIAAQIEHESSFNKDMLGPHGEKGISQLPPDKFDEFGEDEDDNDETSATDPEDSIMAQGRYMCSLAKSVKPIVESGRAPEDESVLDLTLAAYEVGLEAVQEAGGVPENSKAQSYVITVRSLFPRFEGIGGSVAPSEFPDYDVPDASESPSSDPDQSGE is encoded by the coding sequence GTGAGCGAGAGCGGCGGGGCGTCCGGGAAAGCGGCCATGGTCGGCCTGGCCGGAACGGGCTGCGGCTGCCTGATGCTGCCTCCCGCGGCGGCGGGCATCGTGGTCCTGCTGATCATCTTCGGCGGGCTGGGCGTTCTCTTCGCCCCGATCATCGCGCTCATCCTGCTCTTCGGCGGTGGCGGCAGCGGAGCCGACAACCCCGGGGCGGACGTCGACTCCGACGCGGTGGCCGAGTCGGTGCAGGGCGACGGGAAGGGCGAACTGGACGAGAAGACCGTCCCCGAGGACCTGGCCGACGTCATCCAGGACGCCGGCGGCATCTGCGACGCCATCGGCCCGGTGGTCATCGCGGCCCAGATCGAGCACGAGTCGTCGTTCAACAAGGACATGCTCGGACCGCACGGCGAGAAGGGCATCTCACAGCTCCCGCCGGACAAGTTCGACGAGTTCGGCGAGGACGAGGACGACAACGACGAGACCTCGGCGACCGACCCGGAGGACTCGATCATGGCTCAGGGCCGCTACATGTGCTCGCTCGCCAAGAGCGTCAAGCCGATCGTCGAGAGCGGAAGGGCCCCGGAGGACGAGAGCGTCCTGGACCTGACACTCGCGGCCTACGAAGTGGGACTGGAGGCCGTCCAGGAGGCCGGCGGTGTCCCGGAGAACAGCAAGGCCCAGAGCTACGTCATCACCGTCCGGTCCCTCTTTCCCCGGTTCGAGGGAATCGGCGGCTCGGTCGCGCCCTCCGAGTTCCCCGACTACGACGTGCCGGACGCCTCCGAGTCCCCGTCATCCGACCCCGATCAGAGCGGAGAGTGA
- a CDS encoding DUF6668 family protein — MSVPPPASAGQPPAGPHMWVRGPTAPQPEQEAAPERAEPSASHPEAAPPAAPAPDPAAAVTAPLDPVRPAAPQPDPAAAAASQASPARTPRPQPAGTPAPRPDPAPVPGAAHPPGTGPQPGQTGVAAPAPQWQPQPAVPTAPEPAERRPAPRATPHPALGRAAVPGAAAPGGGAVSWVGAHGGAGTSTLAELAGGSDLERRLPDPAQGEPGRVLLVARTHASGLRAASRALEALHSGRHPAGVELLAVVLVADAPGRLPLHLMQRIRVLRSVADVHRVPWIPAWRGDKRSGALPKSVRALAELAGGAAQRPGRREKKR, encoded by the coding sequence ATGAGCGTCCCCCCACCGGCGTCCGCCGGGCAGCCGCCCGCCGGGCCCCACATGTGGGTACGCGGACCGACCGCGCCCCAGCCCGAACAGGAAGCAGCACCGGAGCGAGCCGAGCCCTCGGCCTCGCACCCCGAGGCGGCCCCGCCGGCCGCCCCGGCACCGGATCCGGCCGCGGCGGTCACCGCGCCGCTCGACCCGGTGCGCCCCGCCGCACCCCAGCCCGACCCGGCGGCGGCAGCCGCATCCCAGGCGAGCCCTGCGCGCACCCCCCGGCCGCAACCGGCTGGCACGCCGGCGCCCCGGCCCGATCCGGCACCCGTGCCCGGGGCGGCTCACCCTCCCGGGACCGGCCCGCAGCCCGGTCAGACGGGTGTGGCCGCCCCGGCCCCGCAGTGGCAGCCGCAACCCGCGGTGCCGACAGCCCCGGAGCCCGCCGAGCGGCGCCCCGCACCGCGCGCGACCCCGCACCCGGCCCTCGGCCGGGCGGCGGTCCCCGGTGCCGCGGCCCCCGGCGGCGGTGCCGTCAGTTGGGTCGGCGCGCACGGCGGTGCGGGCACGAGCACACTCGCGGAACTGGCCGGCGGCAGCGACCTGGAGCGCCGCCTGCCCGATCCGGCGCAGGGCGAGCCCGGGCGGGTGCTGCTGGTGGCACGCACCCACGCGTCGGGGCTGCGGGCGGCCTCCCGTGCGCTGGAGGCGCTGCACTCCGGGCGGCACCCGGCGGGCGTCGAACTGCTCGCGGTGGTGCTGGTCGCCGACGCGCCCGGACGCCTCCCCCTCCACCTCATGCAGCGGATCCGCGTACTGCGCTCGGTGGCCGACGTGCACCGGGTCCCTTGGATTCCGGCGTGGCGGGGGGACAAGCGCTCGGGTGCGCTGCCCAAATCCGTACGCGCGCTCGCCGAGTTGGCGGGGGGCGCGGCCCAGCGCCCCGGAAGACGAGAGAAGAAGCGATGA
- a CDS encoding SCO6880 family protein: MSTQAASSPTYGNWRRPRRPGLGPFGMLGTAGVFGGLIVTLLASLISLAAAVVILVPLAIVLVPLIIRTQDGRNAYQLLALRIGWMRRKSKGSTTYVSGPLSRRQEGRFQPPGLLGRMQMHEGRDAYDRDFGVLFHRSRNFYTIVLGCDPDGGSLVDPDQVDTWVASWGGWLSRLSHETGLRGASVIVETAPDSGTRLANEVLPRLAPDAPAAARAVMEEVVSSYPQASSEMHTYITLTYGLPPGQKLKHDELITDLATRIPGLLSGLVGAGGGVAYPLSAERIAEVVRVAYDPAVAGEVLDIRAQHGGTGLDWEDAGPSACVENVASYQHDSGVSRTWMLTLAPRGTVRANVLRGLLEPSPGTRRKRVALLYRPIDPATSARIVEADRRAAQFMATSGRGMVQARAATEVRATEQTAQEEATGAGLVEFSLMLTATVDDEEDLADVSATMRNLQGAARLSMRPADRMQAAAFSCTLPTGILPWELTLVPRDLREAL, encoded by the coding sequence ATGTCAACCCAAGCCGCGTCGAGCCCGACGTACGGGAACTGGCGCAGGCCGAGACGACCGGGACTCGGGCCCTTCGGCATGCTCGGTACCGCGGGGGTCTTCGGCGGACTCATCGTCACCCTGCTGGCGTCGCTGATCTCGCTGGCGGCAGCGGTCGTCATCCTGGTGCCGCTGGCCATCGTGCTCGTACCGCTGATCATCCGGACCCAGGACGGGCGTAACGCCTACCAGTTGCTCGCGCTGCGGATCGGTTGGATGCGGCGCAAGTCCAAGGGGTCCACGACCTATGTGTCGGGGCCGCTGTCGCGCCGCCAGGAAGGCCGCTTCCAGCCTCCCGGCCTGCTGGGCCGGATGCAGATGCACGAGGGCCGGGACGCCTACGACCGGGACTTCGGTGTGCTCTTCCACCGCAGCCGGAACTTCTACACCATCGTCCTGGGCTGCGACCCCGACGGCGGTTCCCTGGTGGACCCGGACCAGGTGGACACCTGGGTGGCCTCGTGGGGCGGCTGGCTCTCCCGGTTGTCGCACGAGACGGGACTGCGCGGCGCCTCGGTCATCGTCGAGACGGCCCCGGACTCGGGCACCCGGCTCGCGAACGAGGTGCTGCCCCGGCTCGCTCCCGACGCCCCGGCCGCCGCGCGGGCCGTGATGGAGGAGGTCGTCTCGTCGTATCCGCAGGCGTCCTCCGAGATGCACACCTACATCACCCTCACCTACGGTCTCCCGCCCGGGCAGAAGCTCAAGCACGACGAGCTGATCACCGATCTGGCCACCCGCATCCCCGGCCTGCTCTCCGGACTGGTCGGCGCGGGCGGCGGCGTCGCCTATCCGCTGTCGGCCGAGCGGATCGCCGAGGTGGTACGGGTCGCCTACGACCCGGCCGTCGCGGGCGAAGTCCTCGACATCCGGGCCCAGCACGGCGGGACCGGGCTGGACTGGGAGGACGCGGGCCCCTCGGCCTGCGTCGAGAACGTCGCCTCCTATCAGCACGACTCCGGGGTCTCCCGCACCTGGATGCTCACCCTGGCCCCGCGCGGCACCGTGCGGGCCAACGTGCTCCGCGGCCTGCTGGAGCCCTCCCCCGGAACCCGCCGCAAGCGGGTGGCACTGCTCTACCGTCCCATCGACCCGGCGACCTCGGCGCGGATCGTGGAAGCCGACCGGCGTGCCGCCCAGTTCATGGCCACCTCCGGTCGCGGGATGGTGCAGGCGCGCGCGGCCACCGAGGTACGCGCGACGGAGCAGACGGCCCAGGAGGAGGCGACGGGCGCGGGCCTGGTGGAGTTCTCGCTGATGCTCACCGCCACCGTCGACGACGAGGAGGACCTGGCCGACGTGAGCGCGACCATGCGCAACCTGCAGGGCGCGGCGCGGCTGTCGATGCGCCCGGCGGACCGGATGCAGGCAGCGGCCTTCAGCTGCACCCTGCCCACCGGAATCCTGCCGTGGGAACTCACCCTGGTGCCGCGCGACCTGCGGGAGGCGCTGTGA
- a CDS encoding ATP/GTP-binding protein has product MDPPTMWRATTVQACGLWPFAAGSGAPMTGVPLGQHLHTGATVCGDPLSWFTRARYISNPSLFMLGMPGLGKSTLVNRMLIGLSATGVVPLVLGDLKPDYADTVRALGGQVISIGRGTGGINLLDPGAMGAVAARIGGKAGQALMAEAHGRVLNMVAALIIIVRGRPMDDHEQAVLSAVLHHLRERTRPGQAPLLPDVLKVLSEGPDRVRAVTLDRGDEARYRDAVDPLHRSLLGILDGPLGDTFASETSTRVDLHAPAVCIDISRIGEADTQLTAAAMLAAWSDGLGSVAASHALADEGLTSRRWFFTVLDELWRPLRAASGIVDRIDALTRLNRTLGMGDAKITHTLKDAESLGTDADRAKARGFVERAGMVVCAGLPRAEMEELGKIVGLSQREIELVSSWSSPPGWAVTGDREEPPGRGRFLIKVGGRPGLPIKVGITETESRLHDTNVRWVQNDAPAEQPAPGTGVEQRPAAAPDPAAGPAAPESDRRIA; this is encoded by the coding sequence ATGGACCCGCCCACCATGTGGCGGGCCACGACGGTGCAGGCGTGCGGGCTGTGGCCGTTCGCAGCAGGCTCGGGCGCGCCGATGACGGGCGTCCCGCTGGGGCAGCACCTGCACACGGGCGCGACGGTGTGCGGCGACCCGCTCTCCTGGTTCACCCGGGCGCGCTACATCTCCAACCCGTCGCTCTTCATGCTCGGGATGCCGGGCCTGGGGAAGTCGACACTGGTCAACCGGATGCTGATCGGCCTGTCCGCGACCGGCGTGGTACCGCTGGTGCTGGGCGACCTCAAGCCCGACTACGCGGACACGGTACGGGCCCTGGGCGGTCAGGTGATCTCCATCGGCCGGGGCACCGGCGGCATCAACCTGCTGGACCCCGGCGCCATGGGTGCCGTAGCCGCCCGGATCGGCGGCAAGGCCGGGCAGGCGCTGATGGCCGAGGCGCACGGCCGGGTGCTGAACATGGTCGCCGCGCTGATCATTATCGTGCGCGGGCGGCCGATGGACGACCACGAGCAGGCCGTCCTCTCGGCCGTGCTGCACCATCTGCGCGAGCGGACGCGCCCGGGACAGGCCCCGCTGCTGCCGGACGTGCTGAAGGTGCTCAGCGAGGGCCCGGACCGGGTGCGCGCGGTGACGCTGGACCGTGGGGACGAGGCCCGCTACCGGGACGCGGTCGACCCGCTGCACCGCTCGCTGCTGGGCATCCTCGACGGTCCGCTGGGCGACACCTTCGCCTCGGAGACCTCTACCCGGGTGGATCTGCACGCCCCCGCGGTGTGCATCGACATCTCCCGGATCGGTGAGGCCGACACCCAGTTGACCGCGGCGGCGATGCTCGCCGCCTGGTCGGACGGGCTCGGATCGGTGGCCGCGTCCCACGCGCTGGCCGACGAGGGGCTCACCTCCCGGCGCTGGTTCTTCACCGTGCTGGACGAGCTGTGGCGGCCGCTGCGTGCGGCGTCCGGCATCGTCGACCGGATCGACGCGCTCACCCGCCTCAACCGGACCCTCGGCATGGGCGACGCCAAGATCACCCACACGCTCAAGGACGCCGAGTCGCTCGGCACCGACGCGGACCGGGCCAAGGCCCGTGGCTTCGTCGAGCGCGCGGGCATGGTCGTCTGCGCGGGTCTGCCGCGGGCGGAGATGGAGGAGCTGGGCAAGATCGTCGGGCTGTCCCAGCGGGAGATCGAACTGGTCTCCTCCTGGTCCTCGCCCCCGGGCTGGGCCGTGACCGGGGACCGCGAGGAGCCGCCCGGCCGCGGCCGCTTCCTGATCAAGGTGGGCGGCCGTCCCGGTCTCCCGATCAAGGTCGGGATCACCGAGACGGAGAGCCGACTGCACGACACCAACGTCCGCTGGGTGCAGAACGACGCCCCGGCCGAACAGCCCGCTCCGGGCACCGGCGTCGAACAGCGGCCCGCGGCAGCGCCGGATCCGGCGGCCGGACCGGCGGCTCCGGAATCGGACAGGAGGATCGCATGA
- a CDS encoding TraM recognition domain-containing protein has product MNPSPRAAGAMHSRDLWPWAIVGVMVLALTTSAGVWLGGTLGAALNGAGWHAPAFSVTLPATLLTKGSGALWPQASPVAVYCGIVLVFGVATAAVVVPVWRLINRSRSRTKGLAGRRELAAMLPAGIEKRARELRPSLKNEAELHPDQTGNLLGDLDPDGPELRSSFEDVELDLMAPRAGKSTGIAVPRVLRANGAVLLTSNKSDVYAVTRAARERTGTVWTFDPQGIAHSPRAMWWNILADCHTIEGARRLAGHFVASVNDDAAKKDFWISAAQNTLTALFLAAARGGAAVTDLLGWLADPADRTPVDLLRDADMIAMAEQLQGTVRGAVETRDGIYETARQCVACLLDPEIAAWVQPDPMLPEFRPHEHVLGRDTLYLLSKDGGGSAAGVIAGLADATLRAGVIAAERMGGRLDPPMTAVLDEAANVCRISDLPDLYSHLGSRGINVVTLLQSYRQGSRVWGEAGMDALWSAATVKLLGAGLDDADFVDKVSKLVGQQDVKTASYSRSKEGGSHSVSYRLDPILPPDKIRALPKGTALLLATGIRPALIRLRPWFKEPGAGAVSAEAKAEAEAITQRAARAWAGSGPGGAAPAQASVGVEHSTDDENTYDDDPYPSDISRPPLPSPWGGPVGSEDDVDVGEAVLLEKDPRIEDVDRTESTGFVGPEAPAGSGPPHGLPDDAFRWTREATT; this is encoded by the coding sequence ATGAATCCGAGCCCGCGCGCGGCAGGGGCCATGCACAGCCGGGACCTGTGGCCCTGGGCCATCGTGGGCGTGATGGTGCTCGCCCTGACGACATCCGCCGGGGTGTGGCTCGGCGGCACGCTCGGGGCCGCGCTCAACGGTGCCGGCTGGCACGCTCCGGCGTTCTCCGTCACGCTGCCGGCCACACTGCTCACCAAAGGCTCCGGAGCGCTGTGGCCGCAGGCGTCACCCGTCGCCGTGTACTGCGGGATCGTGCTGGTCTTCGGGGTGGCCACGGCCGCGGTCGTCGTCCCCGTGTGGCGGCTGATCAACCGCTCGCGGTCCCGGACCAAGGGGCTGGCCGGACGGCGGGAGCTGGCCGCGATGCTGCCCGCCGGGATCGAGAAACGCGCCCGGGAACTGCGGCCCTCGCTCAAGAACGAAGCCGAACTGCACCCGGACCAGACCGGCAACCTGCTCGGCGATCTGGACCCGGACGGACCCGAGTTGCGCTCCTCCTTCGAGGACGTGGAACTGGACCTGATGGCGCCGCGGGCCGGCAAGTCCACCGGCATCGCGGTACCCAGGGTGCTGCGTGCCAACGGCGCGGTGCTGCTGACCTCCAACAAGTCCGACGTCTACGCGGTCACCCGGGCGGCACGCGAACGCACCGGAACCGTCTGGACATTCGACCCGCAGGGCATCGCGCACAGCCCGCGAGCCATGTGGTGGAACATCCTGGCCGACTGCCACACCATCGAGGGCGCCCGACGGCTGGCCGGGCACTTCGTCGCGTCCGTCAACGACGACGCCGCCAAGAAGGACTTCTGGATCTCGGCCGCCCAGAACACCCTCACCGCGCTGTTCCTCGCCGCGGCCCGCGGCGGCGCAGCCGTCACCGACCTGCTCGGCTGGCTCGCCGACCCCGCCGACCGCACCCCCGTCGACCTGCTGCGCGACGCCGACATGATCGCCATGGCCGAGCAGCTCCAGGGCACGGTGCGCGGCGCCGTCGAGACCCGGGACGGCATCTACGAGACCGCACGGCAGTGTGTGGCCTGCCTGCTCGACCCCGAGATCGCCGCCTGGGTGCAGCCCGACCCGATGCTGCCCGAGTTCCGCCCGCACGAGCACGTGCTGGGCCGCGACACCCTCTACCTGCTCTCCAAGGACGGCGGTGGCTCTGCCGCGGGCGTCATCGCCGGACTCGCGGACGCCACCCTGCGCGCCGGAGTGATCGCGGCCGAGCGGATGGGTGGCCGGCTCGACCCGCCGATGACGGCCGTGCTGGACGAGGCCGCCAACGTCTGCCGCATCTCCGACCTGCCCGACCTCTACAGCCACCTGGGCTCTCGCGGCATCAACGTCGTCACCCTGCTGCAGAGTTACCGGCAGGGCTCCCGGGTGTGGGGCGAGGCGGGCATGGACGCGCTGTGGAGCGCCGCCACGGTCAAGCTCCTGGGCGCGGGTCTCGACGACGCCGACTTCGTGGACAAGGTCTCCAAACTCGTCGGCCAGCAGGACGTGAAGACCGCGTCGTACTCGCGCAGCAAAGAGGGCGGCTCCCACTCGGTCTCCTACCGCTTGGACCCGATCCTCCCTCCGGACAAGATCCGTGCCCTCCCCAAGGGCACGGCCCTGCTGCTGGCGACAGGCATCCGCCCGGCGCTCATCCGACTGCGTCCCTGGTTCAAGGAGCCGGGCGCCGGAGCCGTCTCCGCCGAGGCCAAGGCCGAGGCCGAGGCGATCACCCAGCGGGCGGCCCGGGCCTGGGCGGGTAGCGGGCCGGGCGGAGCCGCGCCCGCCCAGGCGAGCGTCGGGGTCGAGCACAGCACCGACGACGAAAACACATACGACGACGATCCGTACCCGTCGGACATCAGCCGTCCTCCGCTTCCCTCACCCTGGGGAGGGCCGGTGGGCTCCGAGGACGACGTGGACGTCGGGGAAGCAGTGCTTCTCGAGAAGGACCCCCGCATCGAGGACGTGGACCGCACGGAGAGCACGGGGTTCGTCGGGCCGGAGGCGCCCGCGGGCAGCGGCCCGCCCCACGGCCTGCCCGACGACGCGTTCAGGTGGACCCGCGAAGCGACGACGTGA
- a CDS encoding DUF4913 domain-containing protein: MSMDDETLSHARDGEGSEVGRPGGTGEKPATPRFILYKDGPEYRMEFQRLTQWTHHVLLPVYGREITSTAPWCSRWWEHPEAVAQLHGLWLAWAALTGPDADMTGPASWHRDFLGPVMSSLRDPSGPFAGCKPGDHRAKQPPPVEPLFPPPHAA, from the coding sequence ATGTCCATGGACGACGAGACCTTGAGCCACGCCAGGGACGGCGAGGGAAGCGAGGTGGGTCGGCCGGGCGGTACCGGGGAGAAGCCCGCCACACCCCGGTTCATCCTCTACAAGGACGGGCCGGAGTACCGGATGGAGTTCCAGCGGCTGACCCAGTGGACGCACCACGTTCTGCTTCCCGTCTACGGCCGGGAGATCACCTCCACCGCTCCCTGGTGCTCGCGCTGGTGGGAACATCCCGAAGCGGTCGCCCAGCTCCACGGCCTGTGGCTGGCCTGGGCCGCACTGACCGGTCCGGACGCGGACATGACCGGTCCCGCGTCGTGGCACCGGGACTTCCTGGGCCCGGTGATGAGCAGCCTGCGGGATCCATCGGGCCCGTTCGCGGGCTGCAAGCCCGGGGACCACCGCGCCAAGCAGCCCCCGCCCGTCGAGCCGCTGTTTCCGCCACCGCACGCTGCCTGA
- a CDS encoding tetratricopeptide repeat protein yields the protein MNVSHTTSLRVAVLGPVRAWCGEREVALGSPQQRAVFATLLLRRGRPATVGELVDAIWGEEPPSGAVTVLRTYVSRLRKVLEPGRKPGQAPQVIVSAADGYLVRVAQDAFDLGVFERRVAEARKLRTGGSLGAADELLRAALDLWDGRPLAGVPGPLAVAERYRLDEQWLSTCETHLDLGLELGRHEEVAARLSALTAGNPLRERLYELLMLALYRSGRQAEALAAYGEIRGTLISELGVEPGAALVDLHTRMLSADPSLRAPAPARSSDGTAASDPQPPKATACPAQLPADLPVFTGRESELAQTHSLLPADGGHPNAVVISAIGGMAGVGKTTLAVHWAHEIAHRFPDGQLYVNLRGFDATGSAMHPDEATHGFLDALGVPPGQIPERPDGRTALFRGLLADRRVLLLLDNARDTEQVRPLLPTGPGCLAVITSRNQLTGLIANDGAHPLTLDPLPLADARDFLARRIGTARMAAEPEAADEIIACCGRLPLALAIVAARAATHPSFPLYAVAEELRDNHGSLDAFAGGDISTDVRAVFSWSYHALSAPAARLFQLLAAAPGPDISAPATAALAGLDLRETRGLLTELTHAHLLTEHFPGRYAFHDLLRIYAHEQADCEEAAPESQQAVERILSWYLHASAAASRFITPNRPRVPLLPLPEGCVAPRFTTYDQALKWCSAERPNLIAAIKQAATGGHSAVAWRLTAVLWGFFYLRSHTNDWLSCNRVSLSAARRDGDRKGAAEALTGVANALTNAGRLDEAIDHYHQALAAWQLLGDESGASRITGNLGDVCLRAGRIEEALTHLHKALETYQTLGHGWGEGICLNNLGEAHLRLGRLDEAGTYLEQALEVQRATDNTWVEGISLDFLGTVHHRLQRHEAAIEHYQHALAKHQAVGNRWGEAQTIDHLGDVHLATGAPEAAREHWSRALALLEEFNHRDAAGIREKLGALESEPDSAPQS from the coding sequence GTGAACGTGAGCCATACGACCTCCCTGCGCGTCGCTGTATTAGGACCGGTCCGAGCCTGGTGCGGGGAGCGGGAGGTGGCCCTCGGGTCACCTCAGCAGCGGGCCGTGTTCGCCACGCTGCTGCTGCGCCGTGGACGGCCCGCCACCGTGGGCGAGTTGGTCGACGCCATCTGGGGCGAGGAACCGCCGTCGGGCGCGGTCACCGTGCTGCGTACCTACGTGTCGCGGCTGCGCAAGGTGCTGGAGCCGGGCCGGAAGCCCGGGCAAGCGCCGCAGGTGATCGTCTCCGCCGCGGACGGCTATCTCGTCCGGGTGGCTCAGGACGCCTTCGATCTCGGCGTGTTCGAGCGACGCGTGGCCGAGGCGAGGAAGCTGCGCACCGGCGGTTCCCTGGGTGCCGCCGACGAGTTGCTGCGAGCGGCCCTGGACCTGTGGGACGGCCGACCGCTTGCCGGAGTCCCCGGCCCGCTGGCCGTCGCCGAGCGCTACCGGCTCGACGAGCAGTGGCTGAGCACCTGCGAGACCCATCTGGACCTCGGTCTGGAGCTCGGGCGCCATGAGGAAGTGGCCGCCAGGCTCTCGGCGCTGACGGCGGGGAACCCACTGCGCGAACGGCTCTACGAACTGCTCATGCTGGCGCTGTACCGGTCCGGACGGCAGGCCGAGGCGCTGGCGGCGTACGGCGAGATCCGCGGGACGCTCATCTCGGAGCTGGGCGTCGAGCCGGGGGCCGCCCTGGTGGATCTGCACACTCGGATGCTGTCCGCCGATCCGTCGCTGCGCGCGCCTGCGCCTGCGCGCTCCTCCGACGGCACAGCGGCGTCGGACCCCCAGCCGCCGAAGGCCACGGCATGTCCGGCGCAACTCCCCGCCGACCTGCCTGTCTTCACCGGCAGGGAGAGCGAACTGGCCCAGACCCACAGCCTGCTGCCCGCCGACGGCGGGCATCCGAACGCGGTGGTGATCAGCGCGATCGGCGGCATGGCGGGGGTGGGGAAGACCACCCTGGCGGTGCACTGGGCGCACGAGATCGCCCACCGGTTCCCCGACGGCCAGCTCTACGTCAACCTGCGGGGGTTCGACGCGACCGGCTCGGCGATGCATCCGGACGAGGCCACCCACGGGTTCCTCGACGCGCTGGGCGTGCCTCCGGGGCAGATACCCGAACGCCCCGACGGGCGCACGGCGCTGTTCCGCGGTCTGCTCGCCGACCGGCGGGTCCTGCTGCTGCTGGACAACGCCCGGGACACCGAACAGGTGCGGCCCCTGCTGCCCACCGGCCCCGGCTGTCTGGCCGTCATCACCAGCCGCAACCAGCTCACCGGTCTGATCGCCAACGACGGAGCCCATCCGCTGACCCTGGATCCCCTCCCGCTCGCCGACGCCCGCGACTTCCTGGCCCGGCGGATCGGTACGGCCCGGATGGCCGCGGAGCCGGAGGCCGCGGACGAGATCATCGCCTGCTGCGGGCGGCTTCCCCTGGCGCTGGCCATCGTCGCCGCGCGCGCCGCAACCCACCCCAGCTTTCCGCTGTACGCGGTCGCCGAGGAGCTGCGGGACAACCACGGCAGCCTCGACGCGTTCGCCGGCGGCGACATCAGCACCGACGTGCGCGCGGTGTTCTCGTGGTCGTACCACGCGCTGTCGGCCCCGGCCGCCCGGCTGTTCCAGTTGCTGGCGGCCGCGCCCGGCCCGGACATCTCCGCGCCCGCCACCGCCGCCCTGGCGGGCCTGGACCTGCGCGAGACCCGCGGACTGCTCACCGAACTCACGCACGCCCATCTGCTGACCGAACACTTCCCCGGTCGCTACGCCTTCCACGACCTGCTGCGGATCTACGCCCACGAGCAGGCCGACTGCGAGGAGGCGGCGCCCGAGAGTCAGCAGGCGGTCGAGCGGATCCTCTCCTGGTATCTGCACGCCTCCGCCGCGGCCTCCCGGTTCATCACGCCGAACCGGCCGCGCGTTCCGCTGCTGCCGCTGCCCGAAGGCTGTGTCGCCCCCCGGTTCACCACCTACGACCAGGCGCTGAAGTGGTGCTCGGCCGAACGCCCCAACCTGATAGCGGCGATCAAACAGGCCGCCACCGGCGGACACTCCGCCGTCGCCTGGCGGCTGACGGCCGTCCTGTGGGGCTTCTTCTACCTGCGCAGCCATACCAACGACTGGCTCTCCTGCAACAGGGTGAGCCTCTCGGCGGCGCGCCGGGACGGGGACCGGAAGGGCGCCGCAGAAGCGCTCACCGGGGTGGCCAACGCGCTGACCAACGCGGGCAGACTGGACGAGGCCATCGACCACTATCATCAGGCGCTGGCCGCCTGGCAGTTGCTCGGCGACGAGAGCGGAGCCTCGCGGATCACCGGCAACCTCGGCGACGTCTGCCTGCGGGCCGGCCGGATCGAGGAGGCCCTGACCCACCTGCACAAGGCGCTGGAGACCTACCAGACGCTGGGGCACGGCTGGGGCGAGGGCATCTGCCTGAACAATCTGGGTGAGGCCCATCTGCGGCTCGGCCGGCTCGACGAGGCGGGCACCTACCTGGAGCAGGCGCTGGAGGTGCAACGCGCCACGGACAACACCTGGGTGGAGGGTATCTCGCTGGACTTCCTGGGCACGGTCCATCACCGCCTCCAGCGCCACGAGGCGGCCATCGAGCACTACCAGCACGCACTCGCCAAGCACCAGGCGGTCGGCAACCGGTGGGGCGAGGCGCAGACCATCGACCACCTCGGCGACGTCCATCTGGCCACCGGTGCGCCGGAGGCCGCACGCGAGCACTGGAGCCGCGCCCTGGCGCTGCTGGAGGAGTTCAATCATCGCGACGCCGCCGGAATCCGCGAGAAGCTCGGGGCGCTGGAGAGCGAGCCCGACAGCGCACCGCAGAGCTGA